In one window of Larimichthys crocea isolate SSNF unplaced genomic scaffold, L_crocea_2.0 scaffold100, whole genome shotgun sequence DNA:
- the cmtm6 gene encoding CKLF-like MARVEL transmembrane domain-containing protein 6 produces MASEVYGSTTSPNPKASWFIGPSEVLLKARFGVKILEVLLSFVAFILEEVVNSCVRCSALYFFEFVSCTAFLFTLLLLVLLSTRLHTRVGITCWPSLDFVYTAVIGVVFSIASIVFASDNSNTMMERSAVVFGFLASALFFVDVGLFVKDHGFPFRRDGKSQSSNGVPAAAAGGAVPANSAEEEKLTQPANGQPE; encoded by the exons ATGGCGAGTGAAGTGTACGGCTCGACGACGTCGCCCAACCCAAAGGCGTCTTGGTTCATCGGGCCCTCAGAGGTTCTGCTCAAGGCCCGCTTCGGGGTGAAGATCCTGGAAGTG ctGCTGTCCTTCGTGGCCTTCATCCTGGAGGAAGTGGTGAACAGCTGTGTGAGGTGCTCCGCCCTGTACTTCTTCGAGTTTGTGAGCTGCACCGCCTTCCTCTTCACCCTGCTGCTCCTCGTGCTGCTCTCCACCCGCCTGCACACGCGCGTGGGCATCACCTGCTGGCCAAGCCTG gaCTTTGTGTACACAGCTGTGATCGGCGTGGTGTTCTCCATCGCCTCCATCGTTTTTGCTTCAGACAACAGCAACACGATGATGGAGAGAAGTGCTGTG GTGTTTGGTTTCTTGGCGTCAGCGCTGTTCTTCGTCGACGTCGGCCTCTTCGTGAAGGATCACGGCTTTCCCTTTAGGAGAGACGGGAAGTCACAGTCCAGTAACGGCGTcccggcggcggcggcgggagGGGCGGTGCCAGCGAACAGcgctgaggaggagaaactgaCCCAGCCGGCCAATGGCCAGCCAGAGTAA
- the LOC104936769 gene encoding uncharacterized protein LOC104936769: MAVWDRKILCGVLLMLAGAVGLHVKYPPPVCAVKGSTVTLPCTFEPYESYELDGKEVSTKIVRVRWCQNHLICHVSTPSVYDSDSTNNDPRYKYLGDMTGSCTLQITDIQMEDSTTFRFRMEAEHKKGHFTERSGVEVTVTDDVQVNVTSSTADFRAGEAVTLSCTARCTFHQLEVTWMKDGHALSETGPALRLSSLTAKDSGNYTCSVKMGADRRSQPYRLHVEPEDRGQSVDTMLLIRVILFSLHTVLIVVMAAVTIKTGLCRRTAAQS; encoded by the exons ATGGCCGTTTGGGACAGAAAGATCCTCTGTGGCGTCCTGCTGATGCTGGCTG GTGCTGTGGGTCTACATGTGAAGTATCCACCTCCTGTTTGTGCTGTGAAGGGGTCGACCGTCACCCTCCCCTGCACCTTTGAACCATATGAGTCCTACGAACTGGATGGAAAAGAGGTTTCTACAAAGATCGTCAGAGTCCGCTGGTGTCAGAACCATTTGATTTGTCATGTCTCAACCCCGTCTGTGTACGACAGTGACTCAACGAACAACGACCCTCGTTACAAATACCTCGGAGACATGACGGGAAGCTGCACGTTACAGATCACAGATATACAGATGGAAGACAGCACGACGTTTCGATTCAGAATGGAAGCTGAGCACAAGAAAGGACATTTTACTGAACGATCAGGAGTGGAAGTCACTGTCACTG ACGATGTTCAGGTGAACGTTACCAGCTCCACAGCAGACTTCAGGGCAGGTGAAGCTGTCACTCTGTCCTGCACTGCTCGCTGCACTTTCCACCAACTGGAGGTCACCTGGATGAAAGATGGCCACGCCCTCTCAGAGACCGGCCCCGCCCTTCGGCTCAGCTCTTTGACTGCAAAGGATTCTGGGAACTACACCTGCAGTGTGAAGATGGGTGCCGACAGGCGTTCTCAGCCGTACAGGCTGCACGTGGAGCCTGAAGACAGAG GTCAGAGCGTCGACACGATGCTGCTTATTCGTGTGATTCTCTTCAGTCTGCACACTGTGCTCATCGTCGTCATGGCAGCCGTCACCATCAAAAC AGGACTGTGCAggagaacagcagcacagagctga